From a single Meles meles chromosome 21, mMelMel3.1 paternal haplotype, whole genome shotgun sequence genomic region:
- the LOC123933492 gene encoding endogenous retrovirus group K member 13-1 Env polyprotein-like, with the protein MPWSILEVVPTTPVTTRKFGMRPLGHPPCATTYAWKRSDNLWTECVQEEPLLLAPTGIDFPLTDWSKRKKEEMSIPHVPLRPTGPREVNFGQLPGSMLSTPQGMFHPELWKLVAAMGPVQNQDLVSGQLTLRACVPRPFLLVVGVGVVTSVRINDTTMYDIHCPRCRLTNCIPIDAMRWPQSPVHVFLVMQPPFVLLPVEIEGPWYANYGYQFAVELENHLRRPKRFIGLAIAGVTALISLIASATVSTVALSNTVHTATHVNQLSKNVSAALHIQQNIDQKILARLDGLEEAVEFLGSQLSILKTQMSLICHGAFQHICVTPLPATNYSWPKIQNHLKGIWHDANVSLDLLELQKSISAIGHAHLDIVNPSDLARSILHTMQGFNPGNMLQHTF; encoded by the coding sequence ATGCCCTGGAGTATTCTCGAAGTTGTGCCCACAACCCCAGTCACCACTCGGAAATTCGGAATGCGTCCCCTGGGACATCCCCCTTGTGCAACTACCTATGCCTGGAAGAGATCCGACAATTTGTGGACTGAGTGTGTCCAGGAGGAACCGTTGCTCCTTGCTCCCACTGGCATCGACTTTCCTCTTACAGACTGgtccaaaaggaagaaagaagaaatgagcatCCCCCATGTTCCTTTGCGTCCGACTGGACCTCGAGAAGTAAATTTTGGTCAGCTCCCTGGGTCTATGCTGTCCACCCCCCAGGGTATGTTTCATCCTGAACTTTGGAAACTTGTCGCTGCCATGGGGCCCGTGCAAAACCAAGATCTTGTATCGGGCCAACTAACACTTCGTGCTTGTGTCCCGCGTCCATTTCTGCTagtcgtgggggtgggggttgttaCATCCGTGAGGATTAATGATACAACCATGTATGATATCCATTGTCCTAGGTGCAGACTAACCAATTGTATTCCTATAGATGCCATGCGCTGGCCTCAATCTCCCGTACATGTGTTCCTGGTAATGCAGCCACCTTTTGTTCTTCTCCCTGTTGAAATTGAAGGCCCCTGGTATGCTAATTATGGCTATCAATTCGCTGTGGAATTAGAAAACCATTTGCGTAGACCTAAGAGATTTATTGGGCTTGCTATAGCTGGTGTTACTGCTCTGATATCTCTAATTGCCTCAGCCACAGTTTCTACTGTGGCCCTCAGTAATACCGTCCATACTGCTACCCATGTTAATCAGCTGTCCAAAAATGTTTCAGCCGCTCTACATATACAACAAAATATAGACCAAAAAATCTTAGCCCGCTTAGATGGTCTAGAGGAAGCAGTGGAGTTCTTAGGTTCGCAACTatcaatattaaaaacacaaatgtctTTAATATGTCATGGTGCATTTCAACATATTTGTGTCACACCGTTACCAGCGACGAATTATTCTTGGCCTAAAATCCAAAATCATCTTAAAGGCATATGGCATGATGCAAATGTTAGCCTTGACCTTCTCGAACTCCAAAAGAGTATATCTGCCATTGGGCATGCCCACCTTGACATTGTTAACCCCTCTGACCTTGCTCGTTCTATATTGCATACTATGCAGGGTTTTAACCCAGGTAACATGCTGCAACATACCTTTTGA